A part of Brassica rapa cultivar Chiifu-401-42 chromosome A05, CAAS_Brap_v3.01, whole genome shotgun sequence genomic DNA contains:
- the LOC103866392 gene encoding long chain acyl-CoA synthetase 1 isoform X1 has protein sequence MRMKSFAAKVEEGVKGENGKPSVGPVYRNLLSEKGFPPIDSDITTAWDIFCKSVEKFPGNKMLGWRPIVDKKVGPYVWKTYKEAYEEVLQIGSALRALGAEPGCRVGIYGINCPQWIIAMEACAAHTLICVPLYDTLGSGAVDYIVDHAEIDFVFVQDTKIKGLLEPDSICSKRLKAIVSFTNVSKEDSIKASEIGVKTYSWLDFLHMGREKPEEISPPKPFNTCTIMYTSGTSGDPKGVVLTHEAVATFVVGVDLFMDQFEDKMTHEDVYLSFLPLAHILDRMNEEYFFRKGASVGYYHGDLNVLRDDIQELKPTYLAGVPRVFERIHEGIQKALQELNPRRRFIFNALYKHKLSWLNRGYSHSKASPMADLIAFRKIRDKLGGRIRLLISGGAPLSPEIEEFLRVTCCCFVLQGYGLTETLGGTALCVPDEMCMLGTVGIPAVYNEIRLEEVAEMGYDPLGENPAGEICIKGKCLFSGYYKNPELTDEVLKDGWFHTGDIGEIQPNGVLKIIDRKKNLIKLSQGEYVALENLENIYGQNSLVQEIWVYGDSFKSMLVAVIVPNPEVVNRWAKDLGLNKPFEELCSLTELQEHIILELKSTAEKNKLKRFEYIKAVTVEIKPFDLERDLVTATLKNKRNNLLKYYQVQVDEMYRKLASKKI, from the exons ATG AGAATGAAGTCTTTCGCGGCAAAGGTGGAAGAAGGAGTCAAAGGGGAAAACGGGAAGCCGTCAGTAGGTCCGGTGTACCGGAATCTTTTGTCGGAAAAAGGGTTTCCTCCAATAGATTCTGATATCACCACTGCTTGGGACATATTCTG TAAATCTGTGGAGAAATTCCCTGGCAACAAGATGCTTGGATGGCGTCCAATCGTAGATAAGAag GTTGGACCGTATGTGTGGAAAACGTACAAGGAAGCATATGAAGAAGTTCTGCAGATTGGCTCTGCATTACGTGCTCTCGGAGCTGAGCCt GGGTGTCGAGTGGGAATCTATGGAATTAATTGTCCTCAGTGGATCATAGCAATGGAG gCTTGTGCAGCTCACACTCTAATCTGTGTACCTCTATATGATACATTGG GTTCTGGAGCCGTGGATTATATCGTTGATCACGCGGAAATCGATTTTGTATTCGTCCAAGACACCAAGATTAAAGGG CTTCTTGAGCCAGATTCCATATGTTCTAAACGGCTAAAAGCTATAGTTTCCTTCACTAATGTGAGCAAAGAAGATAGCATCAAGGCTTCAGAAATTGGAGTCAAAACGTACTCTTGGCTCGATTTTCTTCATATG GGACGTGAGAAACCGGAAGAGATTAGTCCACCTAAACCATTTAACACATGCACCATAATGTACACAAGCGGCACGAGTGGTGACCCTAAAGGTGTGGTTTTGACTCACGAAGCGGTGGCGACTTTCGTTGTTGGGGTGGATCTCTTCATGGACCAGTTCGAAGACAAG ATGACACATGAAGATGTGTATCTCTCCTTCTTGCCGCTGGCTCATATTCTTGACCGTATGAATGAGGAATACTTCTTTCGCAAAGGGGCTTCCGTTGGCTATTACCATGGA GATTTGAATGTGTTACGTGATGACATTCAAGAATTGAAACCAACTTATCTAGCTGGAGTTCCAAGAGTGTTCGAGAGAATTCACGAGGGTATTCAAAAGGCTCTTCAGGAACTTAACCCTAGAAGGAGATTTATCTTCAATGCTCTCTACAAACA CAAGCTTTCATGGTTGAATCGTGGATACTCGCATAGCAAAGCTTCACCCATGGCTGATTTAATTGCTTTCAGAAAG ATTAGAGACAAATTGGGAGGTCGAATCCGGTTGCTAATATCTGGAGGAGCACCTTTGAGCCCTGAGATTGAAGAGTTCTTGAGAGTTACTTGTTGTTGCTTTGTCCTCCAAGGCTacg GTCTGACGGAGACGCTTGGAGGAACGGCTTTGTGTGTACCGGATGAGATGTGTATGTTAGGGACAGTCGGTATACCGGCGGTTTACAACGAGATAAGGCTTGAGGAGGTGGCTGAAATGGGCTACGACCCACTCGGTGAAAATCCAGCAGGCGAGATCTGTATAAAAGGAAAATGTTTGTTTTCTGGGTATTACAAGAACCCCGAGCTTACTGATGAAGTCTTGAAAGACGGATGGTTCCATACAG GAGATATAGGTGAGATTCAACCAAATGGGGTGCTCAAGATAATTGATCGTAAAAAGAATTTAATTAAACTTTCTCAAGGAGAGTACGTTGCTCTTGAGAACTTGGAAAACATCTACGGTCAAAACTCTCTTGTCCAAGAG ATATGGGTTTATGGAGACAGCTTCAAATCAATGCTTGTCGCGGTGATTGTTCCAAACCCTGAAGTCGTGAACCGGTGGGCTAAAGATCTCGGTTTAAATAAACCATTCGAAGAACTATGTTCTCTCACGGAGTTGCAAGAACACATCATTTTAGAACTGAAGTCCACGGCAGAGAAGAACAAG CTAAAAAGGTTTGAGTACATCAAAGCAGTGACGGTGGAGATAAAACCTTTCGACTTAGAGAGAGACTTGGTGACTGCGACGCTCAAGAATAAGAGGAACAATCTTCTCAAGTATTATCAG GTACAAGTCGACGAGATGTACCGAAAATTGGCGTCCAAGAAAATCTGA
- the LOC103866392 gene encoding long chain acyl-CoA synthetase 1 isoform X2 yields MKSFAAKVEEGVKGENGKPSVGPVYRNLLSEKGFPPIDSDITTAWDIFCKSVEKFPGNKMLGWRPIVDKKVGPYVWKTYKEAYEEVLQIGSALRALGAEPGCRVGIYGINCPQWIIAMEACAAHTLICVPLYDTLGSGAVDYIVDHAEIDFVFVQDTKIKGLLEPDSICSKRLKAIVSFTNVSKEDSIKASEIGVKTYSWLDFLHMGREKPEEISPPKPFNTCTIMYTSGTSGDPKGVVLTHEAVATFVVGVDLFMDQFEDKMTHEDVYLSFLPLAHILDRMNEEYFFRKGASVGYYHGDLNVLRDDIQELKPTYLAGVPRVFERIHEGIQKALQELNPRRRFIFNALYKHKLSWLNRGYSHSKASPMADLIAFRKIRDKLGGRIRLLISGGAPLSPEIEEFLRVTCCCFVLQGYGLTETLGGTALCVPDEMCMLGTVGIPAVYNEIRLEEVAEMGYDPLGENPAGEICIKGKCLFSGYYKNPELTDEVLKDGWFHTGDIGEIQPNGVLKIIDRKKNLIKLSQGEYVALENLENIYGQNSLVQEIWVYGDSFKSMLVAVIVPNPEVVNRWAKDLGLNKPFEELCSLTELQEHIILELKSTAEKNKLKRFEYIKAVTVEIKPFDLERDLVTATLKNKRNNLLKYYQVQVDEMYRKLASKKI; encoded by the exons ATGAAGTCTTTCGCGGCAAAGGTGGAAGAAGGAGTCAAAGGGGAAAACGGGAAGCCGTCAGTAGGTCCGGTGTACCGGAATCTTTTGTCGGAAAAAGGGTTTCCTCCAATAGATTCTGATATCACCACTGCTTGGGACATATTCTG TAAATCTGTGGAGAAATTCCCTGGCAACAAGATGCTTGGATGGCGTCCAATCGTAGATAAGAag GTTGGACCGTATGTGTGGAAAACGTACAAGGAAGCATATGAAGAAGTTCTGCAGATTGGCTCTGCATTACGTGCTCTCGGAGCTGAGCCt GGGTGTCGAGTGGGAATCTATGGAATTAATTGTCCTCAGTGGATCATAGCAATGGAG gCTTGTGCAGCTCACACTCTAATCTGTGTACCTCTATATGATACATTGG GTTCTGGAGCCGTGGATTATATCGTTGATCACGCGGAAATCGATTTTGTATTCGTCCAAGACACCAAGATTAAAGGG CTTCTTGAGCCAGATTCCATATGTTCTAAACGGCTAAAAGCTATAGTTTCCTTCACTAATGTGAGCAAAGAAGATAGCATCAAGGCTTCAGAAATTGGAGTCAAAACGTACTCTTGGCTCGATTTTCTTCATATG GGACGTGAGAAACCGGAAGAGATTAGTCCACCTAAACCATTTAACACATGCACCATAATGTACACAAGCGGCACGAGTGGTGACCCTAAAGGTGTGGTTTTGACTCACGAAGCGGTGGCGACTTTCGTTGTTGGGGTGGATCTCTTCATGGACCAGTTCGAAGACAAG ATGACACATGAAGATGTGTATCTCTCCTTCTTGCCGCTGGCTCATATTCTTGACCGTATGAATGAGGAATACTTCTTTCGCAAAGGGGCTTCCGTTGGCTATTACCATGGA GATTTGAATGTGTTACGTGATGACATTCAAGAATTGAAACCAACTTATCTAGCTGGAGTTCCAAGAGTGTTCGAGAGAATTCACGAGGGTATTCAAAAGGCTCTTCAGGAACTTAACCCTAGAAGGAGATTTATCTTCAATGCTCTCTACAAACA CAAGCTTTCATGGTTGAATCGTGGATACTCGCATAGCAAAGCTTCACCCATGGCTGATTTAATTGCTTTCAGAAAG ATTAGAGACAAATTGGGAGGTCGAATCCGGTTGCTAATATCTGGAGGAGCACCTTTGAGCCCTGAGATTGAAGAGTTCTTGAGAGTTACTTGTTGTTGCTTTGTCCTCCAAGGCTacg GTCTGACGGAGACGCTTGGAGGAACGGCTTTGTGTGTACCGGATGAGATGTGTATGTTAGGGACAGTCGGTATACCGGCGGTTTACAACGAGATAAGGCTTGAGGAGGTGGCTGAAATGGGCTACGACCCACTCGGTGAAAATCCAGCAGGCGAGATCTGTATAAAAGGAAAATGTTTGTTTTCTGGGTATTACAAGAACCCCGAGCTTACTGATGAAGTCTTGAAAGACGGATGGTTCCATACAG GAGATATAGGTGAGATTCAACCAAATGGGGTGCTCAAGATAATTGATCGTAAAAAGAATTTAATTAAACTTTCTCAAGGAGAGTACGTTGCTCTTGAGAACTTGGAAAACATCTACGGTCAAAACTCTCTTGTCCAAGAG ATATGGGTTTATGGAGACAGCTTCAAATCAATGCTTGTCGCGGTGATTGTTCCAAACCCTGAAGTCGTGAACCGGTGGGCTAAAGATCTCGGTTTAAATAAACCATTCGAAGAACTATGTTCTCTCACGGAGTTGCAAGAACACATCATTTTAGAACTGAAGTCCACGGCAGAGAAGAACAAG CTAAAAAGGTTTGAGTACATCAAAGCAGTGACGGTGGAGATAAAACCTTTCGACTTAGAGAGAGACTTGGTGACTGCGACGCTCAAGAATAAGAGGAACAATCTTCTCAAGTATTATCAG GTACAAGTCGACGAGATGTACCGAAAATTGGCGTCCAAGAAAATCTGA